Proteins encoded in a region of the Streptomyces sp. PCS3-D2 genome:
- a CDS encoding HK97-gp10 family putative phage morphogenesis protein, producing the protein MPVTARILGADRLQVDLDQLDETIITALKKAVREAAEAVRDDTKATVPRASGHLQEHVDIRYENDGLTAEVGWFDDESYYATYLENGTRSRPARPSLGPALERERGRYRARLTEEVRRVLR; encoded by the coding sequence ATGCCGGTCACCGCGCGGATCCTCGGCGCCGACCGTCTGCAGGTCGACCTCGACCAGCTCGACGAGACCATCATCACCGCCCTCAAGAAGGCCGTACGCGAGGCCGCGGAGGCGGTCCGCGACGACACCAAGGCCACCGTCCCGCGCGCCAGCGGGCACCTGCAGGAGCACGTCGACATCCGCTACGAGAACGACGGGCTGACCGCCGAGGTCGGCTGGTTCGACGACGAGTCGTACTACGCCACCTACCTCGAGAACGGCACCCGCTCCCGCCCGGCCCGGCCCTCCCTCGGCCCCGCCCTCGAACGCGAACGCGGCCGCTACCGGGCCCGCCTCACCGAGGAAGTCCGGCGGGTCCTGCGGTGA
- a CDS encoding phage tail tape measure protein has product MALLSTLLVKLGIDAQELTDGAEGAAQEVNHSLMGIGGAAAGAAVGAMFAAGLSSAMDASAANAKLTAQLGLTEAEAARAGDVAGEVFSDGWGESIAEVNEALGSVGSALGGLSELTDSELESMTRSALALAKTFELDVSEAATAAGAMINNKLVKDGEEAFDVLTKAAQTLPKSMMADIPLAINEYGKHWARIGLDAKDAMGMMSQYVKAGGRDIDQAGDVLHEFARITSEETDKAAEAFKGLGLPAKEMLAEIHKGGPAAKAALQKTIEALRGVEDSGEQSALAIELFGDMAGEGADALWAMDPATAAVSSGMAEAAGAAASMEDALAADPMMAYDSIVRSLTTALGEYLAPALATVATFAKEHPEAFKAIAIALGVFAVAMAIAAAAQWAMNAAMFASPITWIILAIVALVAAIVYVATQTTWFQTAWKVTVDAVVAAAKWLWEQVSAEFMKIANFLLTWTGWKFVIDHWDQIKAGVAAAGAWVSNNVQETVEDITATIDWLQALPGRVGAYFGGMVSEAKAKGESLINWVHGIPGSVQSAVGDLGGLLRGAGRSIIQGLIDGVTGMIGSLQRRFSTITNMIPDWKGPMSLDMRLLTPSGEALMSGLMDGVEDRLPALRRTLQGVTSDIPHNVNVGVGAAGGGRQEIVTRLVIDSNVDSAFATAIKKSVRTDGRGDAATYFSTGR; this is encoded by the coding sequence ATGGCACTGCTGTCGACACTCCTGGTCAAGCTCGGTATCGACGCCCAGGAGCTGACCGACGGCGCTGAGGGCGCGGCGCAGGAGGTCAACCACTCGCTCATGGGCATCGGTGGCGCGGCCGCCGGCGCGGCGGTCGGCGCGATGTTCGCGGCCGGGCTGTCCTCCGCGATGGACGCCAGCGCGGCGAACGCCAAGCTGACCGCGCAGCTGGGCCTGACCGAGGCGGAGGCGGCCCGCGCGGGAGACGTCGCGGGAGAGGTCTTCTCCGACGGCTGGGGCGAGTCGATCGCGGAGGTGAACGAGGCGCTCGGCTCGGTCGGGTCCGCCCTGGGCGGGCTGTCCGAGCTGACCGACTCCGAGCTGGAGTCGATGACCCGCTCGGCCCTGGCGCTGGCCAAGACCTTCGAGCTGGACGTGTCGGAGGCGGCGACGGCCGCCGGAGCGATGATCAACAACAAGTTGGTCAAGGACGGCGAGGAGGCCTTCGACGTCCTGACCAAGGCAGCCCAGACGCTGCCCAAGTCGATGATGGCCGACATCCCTTTGGCCATCAACGAGTACGGCAAGCACTGGGCGCGTATAGGCCTGGACGCCAAGGACGCGATGGGCATGATGTCCCAGTACGTCAAGGCGGGCGGCCGGGACATCGACCAGGCCGGCGACGTCCTCCACGAGTTCGCGCGCATCACCTCCGAGGAGACCGACAAGGCCGCCGAGGCGTTCAAGGGGCTGGGGCTGCCGGCCAAGGAGATGCTGGCCGAGATCCACAAGGGCGGTCCCGCCGCCAAGGCCGCGCTGCAGAAAACGATCGAGGCCCTGCGCGGGGTGGAGGACAGCGGCGAACAGTCCGCGCTGGCCATCGAACTGTTCGGCGACATGGCCGGTGAGGGCGCCGACGCGCTGTGGGCGATGGACCCCGCCACCGCGGCTGTCTCCTCCGGGATGGCGGAGGCCGCCGGCGCCGCCGCCTCCATGGAGGACGCCCTGGCCGCCGACCCGATGATGGCCTACGACTCCATCGTCCGGTCCCTGACCACCGCCCTCGGCGAATACCTGGCCCCCGCCCTGGCCACGGTGGCCACCTTCGCCAAGGAACACCCCGAGGCGTTCAAGGCCATCGCCATCGCGCTGGGTGTCTTCGCCGTGGCCATGGCCATCGCCGCCGCCGCGCAGTGGGCGATGAACGCCGCCATGTTCGCCAGCCCGATCACGTGGATCATCCTCGCCATCGTGGCCCTCGTCGCCGCGATCGTGTACGTCGCGACGCAGACCACCTGGTTCCAGACCGCGTGGAAGGTCACCGTCGACGCGGTGGTCGCAGCCGCAAAGTGGCTGTGGGAGCAGGTCTCGGCCGAGTTCATGAAGATCGCGAACTTCCTGCTGACGTGGACCGGCTGGAAGTTCGTCATCGACCACTGGGACCAGATCAAGGCCGGTGTCGCAGCGGCCGGCGCCTGGGTGAGCAACAACGTGCAGGAGACCGTCGAGGACATCACCGCGACGATCGACTGGCTGCAGGCTCTGCCCGGCCGCGTCGGCGCCTACTTCGGCGGCATGGTCTCCGAGGCCAAGGCCAAGGGCGAGTCCCTCATCAACTGGGTCCACGGCATCCCCGGCAGCGTCCAGTCCGCCGTAGGGGACCTCGGCGGTCTGCTGCGCGGCGCCGGACGCTCCATCATCCAGGGCCTGATCGACGGCGTCACCGGCATGATCGGCAGCCTGCAGCGCCGGTTCTCCACGATCACCAACATGATCCCGGACTGGAAAGGCCCGATGTCCCTGGACATGCGGCTCCTGACCCCGTCGGGCGAGGCCCTCATGAGCGGCCTCATGGACGGCGTCGAGGACCGCCTGCCCGCCCTGCGGCGCACCCTCCAGGGCGTCACCTCCGACATCCCCCACAACGTCAACGTCGGCGTCGGGGCGGCCGGC
- a CDS encoding terminase large subunit: protein MTAGTTTRRPARSKAAARPPGRRRTLTFNHHKRPRPASRKGGRCGYTLDGKTCARSGAHYCEPRADRVVKFFAELLVHPAGALANTRFTLAPWQEHEIIRPLFGEVIWSDQWGCYVRRYSRATIVMARKNGKSALLSGIALYMLCGDGEESAEVYGAAANTRQAGKVFEPCSKMVKKSPVLAGSIQHIKNIRRLVYEARSSHYEVITSDADNELGHSPHCFILDEVLSQPDGTLWEAMVTGAGARTQPLMLAITTETSDQASFGADFIDDADRVMENPARAWHHFAYVRKMPRKQDELDRLHRLFPGRPDLPVSLDPFDEANWYWPNPALGTFLAIQALRVDAAEAASKLAKLNSFMQFRLNQRVSQISRWIPMDLWVASAREIAPTPGWIAGRHEGQRCWGGLDLSSKLDLTAWSLLFPNGEVLWRLWAPESVADHLDGFTDGKFSEWARDGWVTLTDGDTIDYDRIYDDIETDHQLYRIVDITYDKWSGEPVRQEIAKRTRLKMVESDTTYTRMTPPMAELMRRMKAHELAHYGHPVIEWMADAIECKSPRDDPDRIRPVKPARDKSGKRIDGMLSLLFAIDGAMRGMPAPSIYESQGMAL, encoded by the coding sequence ATGACCGCCGGGACCACGACCCGCCGCCCGGCCCGCAGCAAGGCCGCCGCCCGCCCGCCCGGCCGGCGCCGGACGCTCACGTTCAACCACCACAAGCGGCCGCGGCCGGCGTCGCGCAAGGGCGGCCGCTGCGGGTACACCCTCGACGGCAAGACGTGCGCCCGGTCGGGCGCGCACTACTGCGAGCCGCGCGCGGACCGCGTGGTGAAGTTCTTCGCCGAGCTCCTGGTCCACCCCGCCGGCGCGCTGGCGAACACCCGGTTCACGCTGGCGCCGTGGCAGGAGCACGAGATCATCCGGCCTCTCTTCGGAGAGGTGATCTGGTCGGACCAGTGGGGCTGTTACGTGCGCCGCTACTCGCGGGCCACGATCGTGATGGCCCGCAAGAACGGCAAGAGCGCCCTGCTGTCGGGGATCGCGCTGTACATGCTGTGCGGGGACGGGGAGGAGTCCGCCGAGGTCTACGGTGCGGCCGCCAACACCCGCCAGGCGGGCAAGGTGTTCGAGCCCTGCTCCAAGATGGTCAAGAAGTCGCCGGTCCTGGCGGGCTCGATCCAGCACATCAAGAACATCCGCCGGCTGGTGTACGAGGCCAGGAGCTCGCACTACGAGGTCATCACCTCGGATGCGGACAACGAGCTCGGGCACTCCCCGCACTGCTTCATCCTCGATGAGGTGCTGTCGCAGCCGGACGGCACGCTGTGGGAAGCGATGGTCACCGGCGCCGGTGCCCGGACGCAGCCGCTGATGCTGGCCATCACGACCGAGACCTCCGATCAGGCGAGCTTCGGCGCCGACTTCATCGACGACGCCGACCGGGTGATGGAGAACCCGGCGCGGGCGTGGCACCACTTCGCGTACGTGCGGAAGATGCCGCGCAAGCAGGACGAGCTGGACCGGCTGCATCGGCTCTTCCCCGGCCGCCCCGACCTGCCCGTCTCCCTGGATCCCTTCGACGAGGCGAACTGGTACTGGCCCAACCCCGCGCTGGGGACGTTCCTGGCGATCCAGGCCCTGCGGGTGGACGCCGCGGAGGCCGCGAGCAAGCTGGCCAAGCTCAACAGCTTCATGCAGTTCCGCCTGAACCAGCGGGTCTCGCAGATCAGCCGCTGGATCCCGATGGATCTGTGGGTGGCCTCCGCCCGGGAGATCGCCCCGACCCCCGGCTGGATCGCCGGCCGCCACGAGGGACAGCGCTGCTGGGGCGGGCTGGACCTGTCCTCGAAACTCGACCTGACCGCGTGGTCGCTGCTCTTCCCCAACGGGGAGGTGTTGTGGCGGCTGTGGGCGCCGGAGTCGGTGGCCGATCACCTCGACGGCTTCACCGACGGGAAGTTCTCCGAGTGGGCCCGGGACGGATGGGTGACGCTGACCGACGGCGACACCATCGACTACGACCGGATCTACGACGACATCGAGACCGACCACCAGCTCTACCGGATCGTCGACATCACCTACGACAAGTGGTCGGGTGAGCCGGTCCGGCAGGAGATCGCCAAGCGGACCCGCCTGAAGATGGTGGAGTCCGACACCACGTACACGCGGATGACCCCGCCGATGGCCGAGCTGATGCGCCGGATGAAGGCGCACGAACTGGCTCACTACGGCCACCCCGTCATCGAGTGGATGGCCGACGCCATCGAGTGCAAGAGCCCCCGCGACGACCCGGACCGTATCCGGCCGGTCAAGCCGGCCCGTGACAAGTCCGGCAAGCGCATCGACGGCATGCTCTCGCTGCTGTTCGCCATCGACGGCGCCATGCGCGGCATGCCCGCACCGTCCATCTACGAATCGCAGGGCATGGCCCTCTGA
- a CDS encoding head-tail adaptor protein → MISRWLNRGLQVWRPHTTADDIGGQDVTLVRQDDDVRAKVDQPSAAERTLAMQAGAEHTHTVYLLPSADVARGDELRGRGQVLKVLAVAEPSSTRYRRAECKLIEPEGT, encoded by the coding sequence ATGATCAGCCGCTGGCTCAACCGCGGCCTGCAGGTGTGGCGCCCGCACACCACCGCCGACGACATCGGCGGCCAGGACGTCACCCTCGTCCGCCAGGACGACGACGTCCGCGCCAAGGTCGACCAGCCCAGCGCCGCCGAGCGGACTCTGGCCATGCAGGCCGGCGCCGAACACACCCACACCGTGTACCTGCTCCCGTCCGCCGACGTCGCCCGCGGCGACGAGCTCCGCGGCCGCGGCCAGGTCCTCAAAGTGCTGGCCGTCGCCGAGCCCTCCTCCACCCGCTACCGGCGGGCCGAGTGCAAGCTCATCGAACCCGAAGGAACCTGA
- a CDS encoding phage terminase small subunit P27 family yields the protein MGRRGPAPKPTALRVLHGDRADRINKDEPQPSELGVEAPGWLSDAALEVWETLADDLTAKGVLTAWDVEAFANWCDAVARRRDAAGHVETEGAVTEQPVFNKNGEQTGVRLAKSPWLMALDAADAQVQRYGARFGLTPSDRAQLKIGGQDNPAGAERLLS from the coding sequence ATGGGACGGCGTGGACCGGCTCCCAAGCCGACCGCTCTGCGGGTCCTGCACGGCGACCGTGCGGACCGCATCAACAAGGACGAGCCGCAGCCCTCCGAGCTCGGCGTCGAGGCCCCGGGCTGGCTGTCGGACGCGGCCCTGGAGGTGTGGGAGACCCTCGCCGATGACCTGACCGCCAAGGGGGTGCTGACGGCGTGGGACGTCGAGGCGTTCGCGAACTGGTGCGACGCGGTGGCCCGCCGGCGCGACGCGGCCGGGCACGTCGAGACCGAGGGCGCCGTGACGGAGCAGCCGGTGTTCAACAAGAACGGCGAGCAGACCGGCGTCCGGCTGGCCAAGTCCCCCTGGCTGATGGCGCTGGACGCCGCCGACGCCCAGGTCCAGCGCTACGGCGCCCGCTTCGGGCTCACCCCTTCCGACCGTGCGCAGTTGAAGATCGGCGGGCAGGACAACCCGGCCGGAGCGGAGCGGCTCCTGTCCTGA
- a CDS encoding site-specific DNA-methyltransferase produces the protein MSEWTMHTGDALLTLPTLTNPVDAVICDPPYNSGGRTMTERTTRTAREKYLSAAGRNHGADLGDFTGDNRDQRSYLAWLSLILTECHRLTQPGGAVLVFSDWRQLPITTDALQAAGYTWRGVAVWRKPIARPQPGRLRQECEFIAWGTKGAVIPGPAPVYLPGHFSGSQPRGGQRLHITQKPLAVMTELVRIVPEGATVLDPFAGSGTTGVAAVSTNRRFIGIEQSPTYADIARTRLQHADLQLST, from the coding sequence ATGAGCGAATGGACGATGCACACCGGCGACGCCCTGCTGACCCTTCCGACACTCACGAACCCTGTCGATGCCGTGATCTGTGATCCGCCGTACAACAGCGGCGGGCGAACGATGACCGAGCGCACGACCCGCACAGCCCGGGAGAAGTACCTCTCGGCGGCAGGGCGCAACCACGGCGCCGACCTTGGCGACTTCACCGGGGACAATCGTGATCAGCGCAGCTATCTGGCCTGGCTGTCGCTGATTCTTACCGAGTGCCACCGGCTCACCCAGCCTGGCGGTGCCGTCCTCGTCTTCTCGGACTGGCGTCAACTCCCCATCACGACCGATGCTCTGCAAGCAGCCGGCTACACCTGGCGGGGCGTCGCGGTGTGGCGAAAGCCGATCGCCCGACCGCAGCCTGGCCGTCTCCGCCAGGAGTGCGAGTTCATCGCCTGGGGCACCAAGGGCGCCGTGATCCCGGGCCCCGCCCCGGTCTACCTGCCCGGCCACTTCAGCGGCAGCCAGCCCCGCGGCGGCCAGCGACTGCACATCACGCAGAAGCCCTTGGCCGTCATGACCGAGCTGGTCCGCATCGTGCCTGAAGGCGCAACGGTCCTCGATCCGTTCGCAGGATCAGGCACCACCGGAGTAGCCGCGGTGTCAACGAACCGCCGCTTCATCGGCATCGAGCAGTCGCCGACGTACGCAGACATCGCCCGAACACGTCTGCAACACGCCGACCTCCAGCTCAGCACGTGA
- a CDS encoding DUF3168 domain-containing protein codes for MSDAPSALGPVQAAVYARLTGDEELMTLITGVYDYVSETAAYPYVVIGEGTEVPDNRHGGFGRETVAALHVWSRHRGHGPGLRIAARVTALLDHRPLTVEGLHHVSTRFEFSQTLTDPEPPGDIRHIPMRFRITTEQE; via the coding sequence GTGAGCGACGCACCCTCCGCGCTGGGGCCCGTACAGGCGGCCGTGTACGCGCGCCTGACGGGCGACGAGGAACTCATGACGCTCATCACCGGCGTCTACGACTACGTGTCGGAGACGGCCGCCTACCCGTACGTCGTGATCGGTGAGGGCACTGAGGTCCCCGACAACCGGCACGGCGGTTTCGGCCGGGAGACGGTGGCGGCCCTGCACGTGTGGAGCCGGCACCGCGGGCACGGGCCCGGGCTGCGGATCGCCGCCCGGGTCACCGCGCTCCTCGATCACCGGCCCCTCACCGTCGAGGGCCTGCACCACGTGAGCACGCGGTTCGAGTTCTCCCAGACCCTCACCGACCCGGAACCGCCCGGGGACATCCGGCACATCCCGATGCGGTTCCGCATCACCACCGAACAGGAGTAG
- a CDS encoding phage tail tube protein, producing MAGIDGFGTAFKRGDGADPEVFTALADVTNVSGPGLSRETIDVTSHDSPDAWMEFIGGLKDGGEVSLDVNYAPANHDDLIADFDDDAPRNYQVVFPDPDTTTWSFAAVMTGFEPEAPYDDKLSATITFKVSGKPTIS from the coding sequence ATGGCTGGAATCGACGGATTCGGCACCGCATTCAAGAGGGGCGACGGCGCCGACCCCGAGGTGTTCACCGCTCTCGCGGACGTCACCAACGTCTCCGGCCCGGGCCTGTCCCGGGAGACCATCGACGTCACCTCCCACGACTCACCGGACGCGTGGATGGAGTTCATCGGCGGCCTCAAGGACGGCGGCGAGGTCAGCCTGGACGTCAACTATGCCCCCGCCAACCACGACGACCTGATCGCCGACTTCGACGACGACGCCCCGCGCAACTACCAGGTCGTCTTCCCCGACCCCGACACGACCACGTGGTCGTTCGCCGCGGTGATGACCGGCTTCGAGCCGGAGGCCCCCTACGACGACAAGCTGTCGGCAACGATCACCTTCAAGGTGTCCGGCAAGCCCACCATCAGCTGA
- a CDS encoding MerR family transcriptional regulator, with translation MEYLALPPGLVTTTTAALACGVQPATVRDWVRRGLLPRAGGTPKRPIYRLQDVLAAHAAPKPSRPGQRATDHVA, from the coding sequence ATGGAGTACCTCGCCCTACCCCCCGGACTGGTCACCACCACCACGGCCGCCCTCGCCTGCGGGGTGCAACCGGCGACCGTGCGCGACTGGGTACGCCGCGGCCTCCTACCCCGGGCCGGCGGCACACCCAAGCGGCCCATCTACCGCCTGCAGGACGTCCTCGCCGCCCATGCTGCGCCCAAGCCGAGCAGGCCCGGGCAGAGGGCCACTGATCATGTGGCTTGA
- a CDS encoding phage portal protein, which yields MGFLRQAVRATAGPLSGVATPEKWVEDWFRGGSANSAGIRVDHDTALTYSPYFAGVRVLSEDLAGLPLHLYERLAPRGKSRARAHSLYSLLHDQPNPMMSSVQLRETLQAHAITWGNGVAQLVTHPRTGVIEEIWPLRPDRLRICVRRTGVGAFERVYQYRDEVNGINATLMADEVLHVAGLGFDGIRGYDVVQLAANAIGLGLATEHHGAKFFSNGSAPGGALSHPGNLSPEARKRMAADWENIHSGIDRAHRVAILEEGVTWTQVGIPNDSAQFLETRKLQVTELARWLRLPSHKIQDLERATFSNIEQQQLDYVTSALNIWIVRWEQAITTQLLLPEERERYFAEHLVDSLLRGDTLARYQAYAIGRQWGWLSANDIRDRENENPVEGGDDYLVPMNMIPAGRARTREDRAAFRRARMLTGRGGVVRASLAEQYGEKIRACDEKIAALEAEKVGALLAEHLDPQRAREARSVSAFLAGLGTLYAAEGPIAEALAGLWLPLFTAYAGDVAEDAAAEVGHEDGVDLSVWARAYTLAHVAYQVASSLGQLSKITQAKETPEDIVAGVLDRLEKWQTERPERTARWETSQLPNAAARETWKAAGVTQVKWVARGSAHCPYCTKLDGTVREIDLPFVAKGDEVEGDEENSALVAKRDTFHPPVHPGCDCELVPV from the coding sequence ATGGGTTTCCTGCGCCAGGCCGTACGCGCCACGGCCGGCCCGCTGTCGGGGGTGGCCACCCCGGAGAAGTGGGTGGAGGACTGGTTCCGCGGCGGCTCCGCTAACAGCGCGGGCATCCGCGTCGACCACGACACCGCCCTGACGTACTCGCCGTACTTCGCCGGTGTGCGGGTCCTCTCCGAAGACCTCGCCGGGCTGCCCCTGCACCTGTACGAGCGGCTCGCCCCCCGCGGCAAGAGCCGGGCCCGGGCGCACTCGCTGTACTCCCTGCTGCACGACCAGCCCAACCCGATGATGTCCTCGGTGCAGCTGCGCGAGACGCTGCAGGCCCACGCGATCACGTGGGGCAACGGCGTCGCCCAGCTGGTGACGCACCCGCGGACCGGGGTGATCGAGGAGATTTGGCCGCTGCGCCCGGACCGGCTGCGGATCTGCGTGCGCCGCACCGGTGTCGGCGCCTTCGAGCGGGTCTACCAGTACCGCGACGAGGTCAACGGCATCAACGCCACGCTGATGGCGGATGAGGTCCTGCACGTCGCCGGGCTCGGCTTCGACGGGATCCGCGGGTACGACGTCGTGCAGCTCGCCGCGAACGCCATCGGTCTCGGCCTGGCCACCGAGCACCACGGCGCGAAGTTCTTCTCCAACGGGTCGGCGCCGGGCGGCGCCCTCTCCCACCCGGGGAACCTCTCCCCCGAGGCCCGCAAGCGCATGGCCGCCGACTGGGAGAACATCCACTCCGGGATCGACCGGGCGCACCGCGTCGCCATCCTCGAGGAGGGCGTGACCTGGACGCAGGTCGGCATCCCCAACGATTCCGCGCAGTTCCTGGAGACCCGCAAGCTGCAGGTGACCGAGCTGGCCCGCTGGCTGCGGCTGCCCTCCCACAAGATCCAGGACCTGGAACGGGCCACGTTCTCCAACATCGAGCAGCAGCAGCTCGACTACGTCACCAGCGCGCTGAACATCTGGATCGTGCGGTGGGAGCAGGCGATCACCACCCAGCTGCTGCTCCCCGAGGAGCGCGAGCGGTACTTCGCCGAGCACCTGGTGGACTCGCTGCTGCGCGGCGATACCCTCGCCCGCTACCAGGCCTACGCGATCGGCCGTCAGTGGGGCTGGCTGTCCGCCAACGACATCCGCGACCGGGAGAACGAAAACCCGGTGGAAGGCGGCGACGACTACCTCGTCCCGATGAACATGATCCCCGCCGGGCGCGCGCGGACCCGCGAGGACCGGGCCGCGTTCCGGCGGGCGAGGATGCTCACCGGCCGGGGCGGCGTTGTGCGGGCCTCGCTCGCCGAGCAGTACGGCGAGAAGATCCGCGCCTGCGACGAGAAGATCGCCGCGCTGGAGGCGGAGAAGGTCGGCGCGCTGCTCGCCGAGCACCTCGACCCGCAGCGCGCCCGGGAGGCCCGCTCGGTGTCGGCGTTCCTCGCCGGGCTCGGCACCCTGTACGCGGCGGAGGGGCCGATCGCCGAGGCCCTGGCTGGGTTGTGGCTGCCGCTGTTCACCGCGTACGCCGGCGACGTCGCCGAGGACGCGGCGGCCGAGGTGGGGCACGAGGACGGCGTCGACCTGTCGGTGTGGGCGCGCGCCTACACCCTGGCCCACGTCGCCTACCAGGTCGCCTCCAGCCTCGGCCAGCTGTCGAAGATCACGCAGGCGAAGGAGACTCCGGAGGACATCGTCGCCGGGGTCCTGGATCGGCTTGAGAAGTGGCAGACGGAGCGGCCGGAGAGGACGGCCCGCTGGGAGACCAGCCAGCTGCCCAACGCGGCCGCGCGTGAGACGTGGAAGGCGGCCGGCGTCACCCAGGTGAAGTGGGTCGCCCGCGGGTCCGCGCACTGCCCGTACTGCACCAAGCTCGACGGGACCGTCCGGGAGATCGACCTGCCGTTCGTCGCCAAGGGCGACGAAGTCGAGGGCGACGAGGAGAACTCCGCGCTCGTCGCCAAGCGGGACACCTTCCATCCGCCGGTGCACCCCGGCTGCGACTGCGAGCTGGTGCCCGTATGA
- a CDS encoding phage major capsid protein — protein MNIRELRAKRTKLGADAAAIMDAATAASRNMTVEEETAFDNLLEERDQLDATIERAVRLREEDRQEGARQEPEPGTGDAEAMGALRAYFLGGRTALTPAQARALNAGNDPEGGYLLPPMEWVNQLIQRVDDAVPLRGLATIRQLRMAESLGVPTLDTDLSDAEWTTEVGTGSQDDSLRFGRRELDPNPLAKRVKVSRKLMRLTTGKAEDIVRDRMAYKFGVTQEKAYMTGDGNKKPLGLFTASSDGISTGRDVNSGSATGFTANGLIDAKYTLKAGYWNAARWLFHRDGLKAIRKLKTTTDEQYVWQPGLASDRPDTILDVPYVISEWAPNTFTDGLYGGMIADFSYYWIAEALGLEIQRLNELYAETDQIGFIGRQELDAMPVLEEAFVRVKCAN, from the coding sequence GTGAACATCAGGGAACTGCGCGCCAAGCGCACCAAGCTCGGCGCCGATGCCGCGGCCATCATGGACGCGGCCACCGCCGCCTCCCGCAACATGACCGTCGAGGAGGAGACCGCGTTCGACAACCTCCTCGAGGAGCGCGACCAGCTCGACGCCACCATCGAGCGCGCCGTGCGGCTGCGCGAGGAGGACCGGCAGGAGGGCGCCCGCCAGGAGCCCGAGCCGGGCACCGGCGACGCGGAGGCGATGGGCGCGCTGCGCGCCTACTTCCTCGGCGGCCGCACCGCCCTCACCCCGGCGCAGGCGCGCGCGCTCAACGCGGGCAACGACCCCGAGGGCGGCTACCTCCTCCCGCCGATGGAGTGGGTCAACCAGCTCATCCAGCGCGTCGACGACGCCGTCCCGCTGCGCGGCCTGGCCACCATCCGGCAGCTGCGCATGGCCGAGTCCCTCGGCGTGCCCACCCTGGACACCGACCTGAGCGACGCCGAGTGGACCACCGAGGTCGGCACCGGCAGCCAGGACGACAGCCTGCGTTTCGGCCGGCGCGAGCTCGACCCGAACCCGCTCGCCAAGCGGGTGAAGGTCTCCCGCAAGCTGATGCGGCTGACGACCGGCAAGGCCGAGGACATCGTCCGCGACCGCATGGCCTACAAGTTCGGCGTGACGCAGGAGAAGGCGTACATGACCGGCGACGGCAACAAGAAGCCGCTGGGCCTTTTTACCGCCAGCAGCGACGGCATCTCCACCGGCCGGGATGTCAACTCCGGGTCCGCGACCGGGTTCACCGCCAACGGCCTGATCGACGCCAAGTACACGCTCAAGGCCGGGTACTGGAACGCGGCGCGGTGGCTGTTCCACCGCGACGGCCTCAAGGCGATCCGCAAGCTGAAGACGACGACAGACGAGCAGTACGTGTGGCAGCCCGGGCTCGCCTCGGACCGCCCGGACACCATCCTCGACGTGCCGTACGTCATCTCGGAGTGGGCGCCGAACACGTTCACCGACGGCCTGTACGGCGGCATGATCGCCGACTTCTCCTACTACTGGATCGCCGAGGCCCTCGGCCTGGAGATCCAGCGGCTGAACGAGCTGTACGCCGAGACCGACCAGATCGGGTTCATCGGCCGCCAGGAGCTCGACGCCATGCCGGTCCTGGAAGAGGCCTTCGTCCGGGTCAAGTGCGCCAACTGA